The following coding sequences lie in one Gemmatimonadota bacterium genomic window:
- a CDS encoding alpha/beta hydrolase: MLPLLLLVATCIPCAREVVVAPGESLHVEVRGSGPDVVLIPGLFGSAYGYRAVVEHLVAAGRRTIVIEPLGLGNSSRPRGADYSLTAQAARIAAVLDSLGVDSAVVVSHAVGTGIALRLALARPLMVRSVISLGGGIPESAATAGLRRAVSWAPLLRILGAGSLRKRVHGSLVHSSGDTSWVTDSVIAHYTGPATADLGATLAAFRGMVQSTEAVQLLPRLGEIRCPVILLLGAAPHEGRTADGEVELLRSGVRRFELQLVPGAGSYLQEERPDAVFAVISRMVTGGARVVDVVAAARP, translated from the coding sequence ATGCTGCCTCTGCTCCTGCTGGTCGCGACTTGCATCCCCTGCGCACGAGAGGTGGTTGTGGCTCCGGGCGAATCGCTGCACGTCGAGGTGCGCGGCTCCGGCCCCGATGTGGTCCTGATTCCTGGGCTCTTCGGCTCGGCCTATGGCTATCGTGCCGTGGTCGAGCACCTGGTCGCCGCGGGAAGGCGAACCATCGTGATCGAGCCGCTCGGGTTGGGGAACTCCTCACGCCCGCGCGGTGCCGACTATTCGCTCACCGCCCAGGCCGCTCGTATCGCTGCTGTCCTCGATAGCCTCGGCGTCGACAGTGCGGTGGTGGTATCGCACGCGGTCGGGACCGGCATCGCGTTGCGGCTCGCACTCGCACGGCCGCTGATGGTGCGCTCGGTCATTTCGCTCGGCGGAGGAATTCCCGAATCGGCGGCGACTGCCGGGCTCCGGCGGGCCGTCTCGTGGGCGCCACTCCTTCGTATCCTCGGCGCCGGATCGCTGCGGAAACGAGTGCACGGATCACTGGTGCATTCATCCGGCGACACCAGCTGGGTCACGGACTCGGTGATCGCGCATTACACCGGGCCTGCAACCGCCGACCTCGGTGCCACGCTCGCGGCGTTCCGGGGGATGGTGCAATCGACTGAGGCGGTGCAACTGCTGCCACGGCTGGGAGAGATTCGCTGCCCGGTGATTCTCCTGTTGGGCGCGGCCCCGCACGAGGGGCGCACGGCCGACGGCGAGGTCGAGCTGCTGCGATCAGGGGTCAGGCGATTCGAGTTGCAGCTGGTGCCGGGCGCGGGCTCGTACCTGCAGGAGGAACGGCCCGATGCGGTCTTTGCGGTGATCAGCCGGATGGTGACGGGTGGGGCGCGTGTGGTGGATGTGGTCGCCGCAGCGAGGCCGTGA
- a CDS encoding GMC family oxidoreductase, with protein MSHYDAIIVGSGPGGAMAADALVRRGGKVLMLERGGWVRRDPTSHAPESVAMLSEHYSALTPYAADTDTGVRQNGAFHCVGGQSVFYGAVALRYRERDFLSDPRDPSGAEWPVGYREFEPCYTRAERLLHVSGDTGADPTEPFRSGRYSQASPPLSDGGSALHAAARRRGLRPFRPPLAIARAGSTRPACVGCGACNGFACAVGAKGDASVVVNALLGRGLELRTGAAVVRILSEGSRVTGVQYQDVATGELHRVFGDSIVLAAGALATPHLILGSGLQFQNPGGAVIGRYLTRHCNAVICGYFAKRPPFARLSYKEFAVQDFYFGHPAYPELGGIGSIQQEALPAAMVERELPRPLRPFGRAMLSHLAGLIVMTEDEPRWTNRVALDRRNVSVLGLPGLRVHHRYAPRDLARRRVLITEAKKILAAAGAAASVARAIDTFSHALGTVRMGLDPLTSALDGAGRFRGFHNLYVVDGSALPTSAAVNPSLTIAANGLRVADGIGMSGTTGHRDVVLERRVAFHARA; from the coding sequence ATGAGTCACTACGATGCGATCATCGTTGGCAGTGGACCCGGTGGTGCGATGGCCGCAGACGCCCTGGTCCGCCGCGGTGGGAAAGTGCTGATGCTTGAGCGTGGTGGCTGGGTGCGTCGTGATCCGACCAGCCACGCCCCGGAATCGGTCGCAATGCTCTCGGAGCACTACTCCGCGCTGACCCCCTACGCCGCCGATACCGATACTGGCGTGCGCCAGAACGGCGCCTTCCACTGCGTCGGTGGCCAATCGGTGTTCTACGGAGCCGTGGCCCTCCGTTATCGCGAGCGCGATTTCCTCTCCGATCCGCGCGACCCATCCGGCGCCGAGTGGCCGGTGGGTTACCGCGAGTTCGAACCGTGCTACACGCGCGCAGAGCGTTTGCTGCACGTCTCGGGGGATACCGGAGCCGACCCGACCGAACCCTTCCGCTCGGGGCGCTACAGCCAAGCGTCGCCGCCGCTCTCCGATGGCGGCAGTGCGCTTCACGCCGCGGCACGTCGGCGTGGGCTGCGTCCCTTCCGCCCACCGCTTGCGATCGCACGCGCCGGCAGCACGCGCCCAGCCTGCGTCGGCTGCGGTGCCTGCAACGGCTTCGCCTGCGCGGTCGGAGCCAAAGGGGATGCCTCGGTGGTCGTCAACGCGCTGCTCGGTCGAGGGCTCGAACTGCGGACCGGCGCTGCGGTAGTGCGGATCCTTTCCGAAGGTTCGCGCGTCACCGGGGTGCAATATCAGGATGTCGCCACGGGCGAGCTGCATCGCGTCTTTGGCGACAGCATCGTGCTCGCCGCGGGTGCACTCGCGACGCCTCACCTCATCCTTGGCTCGGGGCTGCAGTTCCAGAACCCTGGCGGCGCGGTGATTGGTCGCTACCTCACCCGCCACTGCAACGCGGTGATTTGCGGCTACTTCGCGAAGCGCCCTCCCTTCGCGCGATTGTCGTACAAGGAGTTTGCGGTGCAGGACTTCTACTTCGGGCATCCTGCGTATCCCGAATTGGGTGGCATCGGCTCCATCCAACAGGAAGCGCTGCCAGCGGCGATGGTCGAGCGGGAACTCCCGCGCCCACTGCGCCCCTTCGGTCGGGCGATGCTGTCACATCTGGCCGGGCTCATCGTGATGACGGAGGACGAGCCGCGCTGGACCAATCGGGTTGCCCTCGACCGGCGCAACGTGAGCGTACTCGGCCTGCCTGGGTTGCGGGTGCACCATCGCTATGCGCCCCGCGACCTTGCGCGGCGCCGAGTACTCATCACCGAGGCGAAGAAAATTCTCGCCGCCGCCGGCGCCGCCGCCTCGGTCGCGCGGGCGATCGACACCTTCTCTCACGCGCTCGGCACCGTCCGGATGGGGCTCGATCCGCTGACGAGCGCGCTCGACGGAGCCGGGCGGTTTCGCGGCTTTCACAATCTCTACGTTGTCGATGGCAGTGCCTTGCCCACCTCGGCCGCCGTCAATCCGAGCCTGACCATCGCCGCCAATGGGCTGCGCGTGGCCGATGGCATCGGGATGAGTGGCACGACGGGACATCGTGATGTTGTCCTTGAGCGGAGGGTCGCCTTCCATGCGCGCGCCTGA
- a CDS encoding VTT domain-containing protein, whose product MSAVAIPLPGEVRSAWLRSRGGIGADAMLRATGAAGLLLIAILLLVPGSAAFLPLILTTLLFRGPISGLVPIGVEPVLMIYGQHYSPWLVAGVAAAASAYAEVVSQHLVRGMLDLSVLGRARQRLSTSRMMRLFHRRPALAIGITALSPVPDTLTRVLAAAARYPVGRYVLADTIGRFPKLFLPAALATTLHPSPALLLMIVGASSAVAGSIALARWAWRAPHQGG is encoded by the coding sequence GTGAGCGCCGTCGCGATTCCGCTCCCGGGTGAGGTGCGCTCGGCCTGGTTGCGGTCGCGTGGCGGTATCGGCGCGGATGCGATGCTGCGGGCCACCGGCGCCGCAGGGCTACTACTTATCGCGATCCTGCTGCTGGTGCCAGGCTCGGCGGCGTTTCTCCCTCTGATACTCACGACATTGCTCTTCAGGGGGCCCATCTCCGGTCTGGTGCCGATCGGCGTGGAGCCGGTGCTGATGATCTATGGCCAGCATTACTCACCGTGGCTGGTTGCAGGAGTCGCCGCTGCGGCGAGTGCCTACGCCGAAGTGGTGTCGCAGCACCTGGTGCGGGGAATGCTCGACCTGTCGGTGCTCGGTCGAGCGCGGCAGCGCCTCTCCACCAGCCGAATGATGCGGCTCTTCCATCGGCGCCCCGCGCTCGCCATCGGAATCACTGCGCTCTCACCCGTTCCCGACACACTCACGCGCGTGCTGGCCGCGGCAGCGCGCTATCCGGTGGGTCGCTATGTCCTCGCCGACACCATCGGCCGCTTCCCGAAACTCTTTCTGCCCGCGGCGCTCGCCACCACGCTGCATCCGTCGCCGGCGCTGTTGCTGATGATCGTCGGCGCGTCGAGCGCAGTGGCCGGAAGTATTGCGCTCGCGCGCTGGGCGTGGCGCGCGCCACATCAGGGAGGGTGA
- a CDS encoding Gfo/Idh/MocA family oxidoreductase: MRAPDRPLHLAFLGCGRIAAKHRRTLAAVSPLVRCSFASRDASRASEYQRRYAGSTSWGSYAAAIEDPSVDLVMITTPTSSHLELALAALEAGKDVIVEKPAFLRSEDVTTVEWAAATVGRCVFVAENYCYKPLAGALRQLVESGELGEIRFVSVNALTRQEPGGWRNDLSTAGGGALFEGGIHWIDLVAHLGLTVQSVEGFRPGGGDGIERSIVVVLRYLEGAIGTLHHSWETPGRLRGLQLSRIAGTRGSATFESNGLFIQVHTPKRTRWIFPGFADISGYHAMFADFLGAIDRGRDGGMTLARARRDLELVEEALDTSSQRHDRAQPFDLEVMP, translated from the coding sequence ATGCGCGCGCCTGACCGCCCCCTCCATCTCGCGTTCCTCGGTTGCGGCCGGATCGCAGCGAAGCATCGGCGCACCCTCGCCGCGGTGTCGCCGCTCGTGCGCTGCTCCTTCGCGAGTCGCGATGCATCGCGCGCGAGCGAGTACCAGCGACGCTATGCCGGCAGCACCAGCTGGGGTTCGTACGCCGCGGCGATCGAGGACCCCTCGGTCGACCTCGTGATGATCACCACGCCGACGTCGAGCCATCTCGAACTCGCGCTCGCCGCGCTCGAAGCTGGCAAGGATGTCATCGTCGAGAAGCCCGCCTTTCTCCGCTCGGAAGATGTCACCACAGTGGAATGGGCCGCCGCCACGGTTGGTCGCTGTGTCTTCGTGGCCGAGAACTACTGCTACAAGCCACTGGCCGGGGCGCTGCGACAGCTGGTCGAGTCGGGTGAGCTGGGCGAGATCCGATTTGTGTCCGTTAACGCGCTCACCCGGCAGGAGCCCGGTGGCTGGCGGAACGATCTCTCGACAGCCGGAGGCGGCGCTCTCTTCGAGGGCGGCATCCACTGGATCGACCTGGTGGCGCACCTCGGATTGACCGTGCAGTCGGTGGAGGGATTCCGCCCTGGCGGCGGGGACGGGATCGAGCGCTCGATCGTGGTGGTGCTCCGCTATCTCGAGGGCGCGATCGGCACACTGCACCATTCGTGGGAGACGCCCGGCCGGCTGCGTGGTCTGCAGCTCTCGCGCATCGCGGGCACGCGCGGGTCGGCCACCTTCGAATCCAACGGCCTCTTCATCCAGGTGCACACTCCCAAGCGGACGCGCTGGATCTTCCCCGGTTTCGCCGACATCTCCGGGTATCACGCGATGTTCGCCGACTTCCTCGGGGCCATCGATCGGGGTCGCGACGGCGGGATGACGCTGGCGCGCGCGCGGCGCGATCTCGAGTTGGTCGAAGAGGCACTGGATACCTCCAGCCAGCGTCACGATCGCGCTCAGCCCTTCGATCTCGAGGTCATGCCGTGA
- a CDS encoding M3 family oligoendopeptidase, whose product MTMLQLPQTSAGFAAATWDTIAPFYRELAEMPLDAHSREAWLARWSRLDELVTEAASLAMIAYTCDTTNKSLEEAHLRFSTEILPQLEESEVALAKRFVEVGSDRPDMVTTLKRFRTAIEIFREENVPLVAEAEGLAAKYQQVTGTMTAPWGGEEVPLPRLSPFLKSADRAVREAAWRAATAPYVAKRDEMAAIFDRMFEIRNTIAHNAGFKDYVDYIWAAKCRFDYTREEVVTLQQSIAAAVGPAIGRALASRRERLKLDVVRPWDMAVDPWRDAPSVPFKDAEELQEVSARIFDSVDPVLGGQFRTMMAERLLDLDSRPGKAPGGYCDTLHARGRPFVFMNAAGVPEDVNTLMHEAGHCFHAFASHERPFIWQRHPGAESAELASMSMELLAAPHFTQPTGFYSEPDAISARLEHLEDILISLAHIASVDAFQTWIYTHAEGADAAARDAAWLEIRERFEAGVDWSGLSAERVARWYRQLHIFLYPFYYIEYAIAQIGALQVWRNALADPVEAVAAYRRFMALGATRPLPELYEAAGVELSFSPQLIGELVALVEREMGVLRARLV is encoded by the coding sequence ATGACGATGCTCCAATTGCCCCAGACCAGCGCCGGCTTTGCCGCCGCCACCTGGGACACCATCGCGCCGTTCTATCGCGAGCTGGCCGAGATGCCGCTCGATGCCCACAGCCGTGAGGCGTGGCTCGCGCGCTGGTCGCGACTCGATGAGCTGGTGACCGAGGCGGCGTCGCTCGCGATGATCGCCTACACCTGCGACACGACAAACAAGAGTCTTGAGGAAGCGCATCTCCGCTTCTCGACCGAGATCCTGCCGCAGCTCGAGGAATCGGAAGTCGCGCTCGCAAAGCGATTCGTGGAGGTCGGTTCCGATCGGCCTGATATGGTCACGACGCTCAAGCGCTTCCGCACCGCGATCGAGATCTTCCGCGAGGAAAACGTCCCGCTGGTGGCCGAGGCCGAGGGGCTGGCCGCGAAGTATCAGCAGGTCACGGGGACGATGACGGCGCCGTGGGGCGGGGAAGAGGTGCCGTTGCCGCGGCTCTCGCCCTTCCTCAAGAGTGCCGACCGGGCGGTGCGCGAGGCGGCGTGGCGCGCGGCGACGGCGCCGTATGTGGCGAAGCGCGACGAAATGGCCGCGATCTTCGACCGGATGTTCGAGATCCGCAACACCATTGCGCACAACGCCGGCTTCAAGGATTACGTCGATTACATCTGGGCCGCGAAGTGCCGCTTCGATTACACACGCGAAGAGGTGGTGACACTGCAGCAGAGCATCGCGGCAGCGGTCGGCCCGGCGATCGGCCGCGCATTGGCGTCGCGGCGTGAGCGGCTCAAGCTCGATGTCGTGCGGCCGTGGGACATGGCGGTCGATCCGTGGCGTGACGCGCCATCGGTGCCGTTCAAGGATGCCGAGGAGCTGCAGGAGGTCTCGGCCCGGATCTTTGACAGTGTCGATCCGGTGCTGGGCGGTCAGTTCCGGACGATGATGGCCGAGCGGCTGCTCGATCTCGATTCACGGCCGGGGAAGGCGCCGGGTGGCTATTGCGACACGCTGCACGCGCGTGGTCGGCCATTCGTCTTCATGAATGCGGCCGGCGTGCCCGAGGATGTCAACACGCTGATGCACGAGGCGGGGCATTGCTTCCACGCCTTCGCATCGCACGAGCGGCCGTTCATCTGGCAACGCCATCCGGGCGCGGAGAGCGCGGAACTCGCGTCAATGTCGATGGAGTTGCTGGCGGCGCCGCATTTCACGCAGCCGACTGGTTTCTACAGCGAACCCGATGCGATCTCGGCCCGGCTCGAGCATCTCGAGGACATTCTCATTTCGCTGGCGCACATCGCGTCGGTCGATGCCTTCCAGACCTGGATCTACACGCACGCTGAGGGTGCCGACGCTGCGGCGCGCGATGCGGCGTGGCTGGAGATCCGCGAGAGATTCGAGGCGGGCGTCGACTGGAGCGGGCTCAGCGCCGAGCGGGTCGCGCGCTGGTATCGTCAGCTCCACATCTTCCTCTACCCGTTCTACTACATCGAATACGCCATCGCGCAGATCGGGGCATTGCAGGTCTGGCGCAACGCGCTCGCCGATCCGGTCGAGGCGGTCGCGGCCTACCGGCGCTTCATGGCGCTTGGGGCGACCCGGCCGTTGCCGGAGCTTTATGAGGCGGCGGGGGTCGAGTTGAGCTTCAGCCCCCAGCTGATCGGTGAGCTGGTGGCGTTGGTGGAGAGGGAGATGGGGGTTTTGAGGGCCAGGCTGGTTTAG